From Elusimicrobiota bacterium:
TTAGCAGTATACTTTTTGAGCCACTCTAACAATCCCATCTTTTGAGATTGTTCTAACATATGAATTTGCCTTTCTTCAGGAAAAAGCTTTATAAACATATTTTTAAGTTTTGTAGGGTTTTGATAATTTATCATTTTATAACAGTCAAACAATAATGCGACAATTAGAACAACAATAAATTTGAAGTTAGTATTATAACTGACGATCTTCCCTGCTAATATTGTAATAGGAAATATAAATAATACATGAAGTCTGCTGATCAATATAAACATTCCAGTAAATGCTACAAAAAGAGAGATTAAGAATATTTCTTCAGTTTTGGGTTGAATCCCAATAATCTTTACTAAAGAAATACTACTAAATATAACTATAGGTAAAAACCAGTATAAACTCCAACCAATTGAAGGAGAGTTGAAAGCCCCTACCCAAAGCACACGAGCATGAAATGGAATATTTGCTGGATTTTCAGGTTTACTTAAAAAATTAACCAGTTTACAAACAAATAATGAATATACATGACTATACTCAGCTTCCCTGACTGGAAAATAAAAAAGTAAAATAAATATACCTACCAATAGGACTAAAATAACGATGCATTTTCTTTTTAAATCGCTCATATTAAATTTTTTTCTCAAGAAATAATCAATAATTACAGTATAAGAGATAATCATTGGTATTGATATCAAGAATGATTTATTTCGTAGTACCGGGACAATCAACCCTGAAAGCACTAAAAAAACAAATATAACACAAAACTTTCTCTCAATAAGATTAACGGTTTTATTTTTATCTATCAATATCCAGAGATAAATTATAACTACAAAAGTCAAAAAATAAAATTTTGTAAAATGCCAGCTACTCAATCCGATTGAGAGACAAAGCCCAGAAAGAAAATCGAACCAATAACTATTATCTTTTTGAGTTTTAATAGATTTAATGAATAAAAAGAGATGAAAAAAAATAAATGGCAAAGCAAAACTTTCATATTCAAACAATCCTATAGTTCTACCAAAACCGGCTATTGAAAAACTGTAAAATAGTATTGCCACTAACCCCGAAAATATGTTTCCAAATTCCTTCGCTGTGAGATATATAGCTATTATTGAAAGGCTGGAAAAGAAAGCAATAAAGTAAATGACAAAAATGTGAAATGGAATATTCATAAATATAGTAACAACCCGATAAATGTGGCCAATTATAATTTCCTCAAAAACAGTAAATTCTTTAAAAACGTTTACACCTTCTGGCCATTGAGCATAGTAGTCTATTTTAGGTATTTTTTCGCCCCTGGTAATCATCTTTGCATATCTGTATTGGAAAGCACTTTCTGTCCAATAGAATCCTGTGTCATCTTTTGGGTTATAGTGTGGAAGTTTTTTTGTTAAGTAGATTTTATAAAATGAAGCTATAAAATACAGCGCAATAACAATCCCAATTATAAACCATTTATTCCCGAAACAAGTTCGGGACAAGTTGTCAAAAAGTTTTTTCATAATTTTCTGTCTCTCAAAAACAAAAAACCGAGTTACCTAATGAAAATTTCAAGTCAGGCACAGTTTTCACAGTTTTCAGTTTTGCAGTTCTGTCCGGTTTTGTCACAGTTTTGTCAGTTTTCTGTTTTCTTCATTATTTTTGATATGATTTGATTGCCGAAAAGCAGAAATTATTTTCTATCGTCACGCATCTTTTAACTCAAATTGAAATTGAATACCGTCTGTTACGTCGTGTGCCAATCGGAATAACCTTCTTTGTTCTCAATAGAAGATTCAATGCCTTGTATATTCCCTGCCGACTTATACGGAATTTCTTTTCCAACTGTTTTATTGATTGTGGTCCCTCGCTTGCCAAAATAGTTAGCATTTGTTTTTGTGTGTCGGAGAATGCCGGTAATTTTCTCCCGGCTGCCTGCGCTAATTTAAGGCGATTATACGCCCGCTCAAGCCCTGCTGCCGTAATATCGGATATATATTCAATCCAATCGGACACTCCGCCATGTTTTCTGGAATTGCTCAACTGCGAATAATAAAACTGCCTGTTTTCTAACAAAATATCGTCCAGGGTAAAAATGTGCAGAGTATCAAAACCCTTACGATATAATTCCCAAGATGCCACCGCTCTCGCTACTCTGCCATTGCCATCACGAAAAGGATGAATTGTTGCAATCTCCAAATGTGCGAGCGCAGAACTAATAACAGCATGATATTTTTCGCCGTCGGTATTTAACCATTTCAGAAATTCTTTCATTAGAGTTGGGACTTTTGTATAAACAGGCGGTATATGGTCACCGACATACACTTGAACATTCCTGTATCTGCCTACAGGACCACCGTCAACCGCTTTTTCACCGATAATTTTATGTAATTCCAAAATATCTTGCACCGCGATAATCTTCTTATTTTCATTCTGTCTTATCCATCTGACAGCATCAAGATAATTTTTTACCATCTGAATATGAAATTCAGGTTTATTAGGTCTTTCACCATCAGCAACTTGCTTAACTTCCTGTAAGGTTAGTGTGCTGCCCTCAATAGTTGTTGACGCATATGCCATTATTATTGCTGATTCCTTTTGAATAATAGGAACGAATACACCTTTTAGCCAACTCTCTGCTATTTTCCCACGTAGATAATCAATCTCGGATAATGTTTTTGTAACTCTCGGTCTAATTTCAAAGTTTAGCATTTGCTCCTCTGTCAACTTTATGTCAACCTTATGTCAACTATATTTTACATATAATTTTGTCGGAAGTCAAGAAAACAAAGTAACCACAAGATTTCACAGATTAAACATCAAAACACAGATAAACACAGATGTCTTATCAGTGTTCATCATCTTTTTTATCTGTGTCCATCTGTGACTGATTTTATAATTTCCTGTACTTCAAGTAAATTATTTTCTAACACAAAATACGCTTTTTGTCAAGAGTTTTATTAGCAGGTAAGATGCAAACAGGTAATTGCATTTTTTGATTGGAGTTTATTGTGGGTTTCAACTGCTTTTATTGTCTTTTCCATAATCAATTTTATGTTCTGGCTTTCAATGTATTTTTTTGTTTCAGCGGGCATTTTCATACAAGAGAAAGATTTTTCGCTCTTTTCATTGCAGAAATTATTGCCTGCTCAAGAATCTTTGCAAAATTTTGTTTCGTTAAAACTCTAAAAGCCGCTTCTGTTGTCCCTTTTTTTGAGGTGACTTTCTGTCTCAAGATTTCGGGAGTTTCATCTGACAGAATTATCATTTTCGCAGCACCCAATAATGTTTGGTTAACAAGTTTCTGAGCAACCTTTTTTTGTAGACCAATCTTTTGTGCAGTTTTTTGTATAATTTCAGCGATATAGAAAATATAGGCAGGACCACTGCCTGATATGGCGGTTACAGCATCCATAACCTTTTCACTAACTTTAACTACTATTCCGCAGTAACTTAAAAGTTTCTCGGCAAGTTCCATATCCTTTGTTTTAGTATATCTGCCTTTACAAATAGCAATCGCACCTTCACCAATTACCGCAGGTGTATTAGGCATCACTCGGATAACAGATATTTTTTTCAGATATTTTTCTATCTTCTGTGTTCTTATTCCTGCAGCGATTGAAATTACAATTTGTGTCTGTTTTATCAAACCTGAAATCTCTTTTAACACTTCTTCTATTTGATACGGCTTGACTGCAAGAAAAACTATATCCGATTGTTTGACAACTTCAGTATTGCTACCACATTTCTGGACTCTGTATTTTTGAGAAACATAGTTCAGCCGTGTGTTGTCTATATCCGATATAAAAACCCTTTTTGCCGAGAAACCGTTTTTCACGATAGCGGATATTATTGCTTCCGCCATATTTCCGCTACCTACAAAACCGATTACGTCTTTCATTTATTCGCCTTTCAATTTTTCGTCTAATTTTTTTTCTTTGTTCCTTATATCGTCTATCAACAACAACAGGTAAATTAATTATCCGGCGTTCCTCTTTTCTTCTGTTATCGGCACGCCTGAGCCAGAGTCGTCTGTCAATACGGTCACGCCCAGTCATAATCGTTCTCCAAAAATCCCTGTTCCAATCCTTACCATATTCGCACCTTCTTCAATCGCAATCCCAAAATCGTTTGTCATACCCATAGACATGTAAGACAGCGAATAGCGAATAGCGAATAGCGAATAGTAATCAGATGCACGATGAAAATATGGCCGTGTTAATTCAGGATTTTCAAAATAAGGTGCCATTGCCATCAGTCCTGTAATTTTTATATTTTTTAATTCTGCTGATTTTTTCATAAACTCTTCAAGTTCCATCGGATTTAGACCATACTTTGTTGCTTCTTCTGAAATTTTTATCTCAACAAAACACTCTTGGATTTTACAAATTTTTTCTGCCTGTTTGTTTATCTCTTCCAGCAGATAAAACGAATCAACCGATTGAATTACATCAAAAAGCAGAACTGCCTTTTTTACTTTATTCGTCTGAAGATGTCCAATCAGATGTTTTGTAACTTTGCAATTTACTAACTGCGGAATTTTTTGCTCGGCTTCCTGAACCCTGTTTTCGCCGATATCTGTTATACCGCAATTTATCGCTTCTTTTATTCTGTCTACTGAAACCGTTTTGGTTACCGCTATAAGTTTAATATTTCTTCTGAAACCAGTTTTGTTTTTTATATTTTCTATTTGGTCTAAAATCTTTTTTATCCTATCGGCAATCATCAATAATTTATTTTTTTATTTTTTCCTGAAGGCAGGCAGAACATTGGGCAAGAATTTCTTCTTTCTGAAGCCCTTTTTCTTTTCTTAATTTTGTCATCATCTTATTCCCGCTGGAAATGGAAAAACAACACATTATACAGATGTTACAACCTACTATCTGGCAAGTGATTTCTTTTTTAGATTCTTTACCGCATAGAATACAAATTGACATAGGTTATATCTCAATCTGATATTATGAAATTATTCCAACCGCAATAGTGATATAGCCACCAATCAACAAAAACGGGGAAACGATGCTTGCCCAATTATCACCTTGCGGGTTCGTCTTGGTAAGTACTAAAAATCCAACAATTACCAATCCAATACCTGCTGCAATTATTATTTTCCCTCGTTTTGAAATCACAGGAAGTGCAACAGATGGTTGAACTGCTTTCTGGTGTTTTTGTTTCATTTCGCCCTCGGTTTGTAATCACAGATGACACAGATTGACACGGGAAAAGTGTTCTCCGTGCCGTGGTTTTTTACCAATTTTATTTTACAAAAATTATTTATTTTGTCAATATTATCAGAAAAGTAAAAATTCCAATGCGGGTTTGGAATTGGTTTTTTATCTTCCTTCTACATCCAACAATTTTTTCTTTTTTAGTATTATCAAAACTATATAGATTATTAAACTAACTGTAAATATCAATAACCACATTGTGTCTATACTGGGACTGCCTTTGGTATATGTTTCACTAATAATATCTAAAAAAGTAAATGCTGAAATGATTCCGAAAAAACTGGAACTTTCTCTTTTTAACACGGTTTTAACAGAAAACGGCAGTTCAGACGGTTGCCAGTTAGCCAATTTTGGAAAGAATGCTGGTGTTTCGTTCGTCCAGTTGATAAATAATTCGCCAAATTTTTTTTGTAAAAATTCTTCTTCAGCAAACATAATTAGTCCATAATATATCCCAAAAACGAACAAAATAACAATTGAGAACCATAACTTTTGTGCAAACATAGATAGCCCTAACCATACAAAAAAATTGCCTACATACAGTGGATGTCTAACAACAGAATACATACCAGTAGTATTTAAAACTGCTGCCTCTTGGTTTTTTACATTTCTGCCTGATGTTCCTTTAGGTTTATAGCCAATAGTTATGATACGAATAAACAGTCCAAAGAACGAAACAGCCAGACAAACTATCTCCCATACTCTGTTTAATTTATGGTTATTAGCAGGATATTGAAAATCTTTTAGGACGATGATATAACTGGCGAGCAGAATTAGTGGCAGGTAACTTCGCCATCTAAAAAGCCAGTTGCCTGTTCTTTCAAAATACCTGTGTAAAGTCATTCGCTTCGCTCACTGAGAATGATTCTCAGTTGCATTTACTTTTCTACAATTTGGTCTCATAAATACGGTATTTTTTATAGATAATTCCACCCATAGCAGATATGCCTTTGTTGATGAGTTCATTATCTTCTAAAGTCCATGAGAGTTCTCCACCATCGGAATAGCCGTATTTTTTGGCAGCTTGTAAAATCTCATAATACAGAACCGCTTCAAGCCCTTTATTTCTGTATTCTTTTTTGACACCTAACGCCAAAAGCCTAACAAATTTTATTTTATTTTTCCAGTACAAAAACTTTAGTATTCCAATCGGTCCCATTTTGCCATTAAGTTTTTTTAGTACAAAATTGTAATCAGGGATACAGAGTGTTGCAGCAACCGGGTTGCCGTCAACCTCTAAAAAATGAACCAGCCGCGGGTCAATTAACGGTTTAAGCCCTTTAGCCATATAATCAATTTCGTCGTCGGTTAATGGCACAAAACCCCAGTTCTTTTCCCATGCAGAATTATAGATGTTTTTGAAGTATTCAATATCCCGTTTAAAATTTTTCATATCAAAATTCCTGACTTTTATTTTCTCTCTCTTTTTTACCATCTCAACGATTCTGACTATTCTTGGTGGCGGGGCTTCCTGACTTGACCGATACCATGCATACAAGTCCTTTGTCTTTGCAAATCCGCCCCCTCCACCCACTTTTTCTATTAAGTTAACATAGTAAGGCGGATTGTAAGTCATCATTATTGCTGGTGAAGAATCAAACCCATCAATTAGAAGCCCGCATTCATCATTTGTAGATGGGTTCATAGGTCCCCGAACAATTTTCATTTCTTCTGCTTTTAAGTATTTTTTGACTTCATCCAGAAGCCCACTGGCGATGGTTAGATTATTCACACACTCAAAAAAACCAAAAAAACCACATTGCTCCTGATGAATACTTATATGGTTCTGGTCAACAATAGCAGCAATCCTGCCGAGAATTTTTTTGTTTTCGGAAGCAAGAAAAATTTTTATTTTTGCATGTTTCCAGAATGGATTTTTATTAGAAAGCAGTTTTTTGGCTTCCGAGATTAGGGGTGGCACCCAGAACTTTTTATATGGAGTACCTTTGTATAGTTGAAATGGAAACTTTACAAACTCGTCCAATTTTTCCGGCAAATCATAACCTTTTATCTCCACAGTTTAGCCATCCAGTTTTTTAACTGCTGTCTCATCTTAGACATATTAAATGGTGGTAATGGGGGATAAATGGGGTATCGTTTCTTTTTTATCCATACCTGATTGGTATCTATGAGTCCAAGTTTTCTACCGGCTGTCTCAAACGCTGCCAGTGCTTTATCCAACTGCTCGGCGGTATGTGTTGCCATAATACTTACTCGTATCAGTGCACGGCCGGGCGGTGTTGCCGGGGCAACTATTGGTGTAGTAAAAACACCTTGTTCATACAGTAGTTTCCACATTGTAAATGCACGCTCGTTTTCACCGACGATAATCGGTATGATTGGTGTTGTGCTTGTCCCGGTATCAAACCCAAGTGATTTGAAGCCGGCTCTCATTTTCTGTGTATTTCGCCAGAGTTGTTTAATTCGTCTTCTACCTGTAATAGAGTTGATAATTTTTAGCGCTGCACGGACTGATGCGACATTTGACGGGCTAGGGCTGGCAGTAAAAATCAGTATTCGTGAGAGATGTTTGAGATAGAAAATAATATCCTCGTCGGCTGCGATAAACCCACCAATTGACGCCAGTGATTTTGAAAAAGTGCCCATTATTATATCAACTTTATCAGTCAGCCCGAATTGTGATGCGGTACCTCTACCACCTCTGCCGAGCACACCGATACCGTGTGCATCATCTACCATCACGCGAGCATTATATTTTTTTGCAAGTTCTACGATTCCTGGCAGATTTGCGATATCGCCTTCCATACTATAGACACCATCTACAATTATCAGTTTAGGCGTATTGAAGCCAACCGTTTTAAGTATCTGCTCTAAATCAGCCATATCATTATGTTTGAACCGAACCCATTTAGCACCATATGCTTTTGCAAGTTGACAACCATCGTAGATTGATGCGTGGTCATATTCGTCTATTATAGCGTATTCATGCCGACTGACCAGTGCAGCAATCGCACCAAAATTAGTTTGCATCCCGGTAGAAAACAGCAATGCTTTTTTATTATCTTTCCCGTTTTCGTTAATAAACTGTGCGATTTCGTTTTCTAATTTTACATGGATATCAAGTGTTCCGTTTAAGAATCGCGAGCCAACACAGCCTACGCCGTATTTTCGGGTTGCATTTATAACCGCAGCTTTGAGTCGCCAGTGCGAAGTTAACCCGAGATAATTATTAGAACCCATCATTATCATTTTCTTACCTTCTATAATTACTTCCGGGTCTTGACCTGATTCTACCGTATGAAAATACGGATACAATTCATTAGATATGAGTGTTTTTGCTACCTGTACGACTTCGCTTTTGTAACATTTCTCAAATATGTCCATGATAACATCAGGTTAAAAGTGAAAGGTCAAAGGTTAAAATTTTTGGACTTCATTTTTATTTATACCTTTAATTTTAACCTGTTATTTTCCCCTTTAACCTGCCTCTTTTGCTATCATATCGCCAACCTCAGCTGTTGAGAAGCCCATTTTTCCAGCATCCATAG
This genomic window contains:
- a CDS encoding tetratricopeptide repeat protein, with the protein product MKKLFDNLSRTCFGNKWFIIGIVIALYFIASFYKIYLTKKLPHYNPKDDTGFYWTESAFQYRYAKMITRGEKIPKIDYYAQWPEGVNVFKEFTVFEEIIIGHIYRVVTIFMNIPFHIFVIYFIAFFSSLSIIAIYLTAKEFGNIFSGLVAILFYSFSIAGFGRTIGLFEYESFALPFIFFHLFLFIKSIKTQKDNSYWFDFLSGLCLSIGLSSWHFTKFYFLTFVVIIYLWILIDKNKTVNLIERKFCVIFVFLVLSGLIVPVLRNKSFLISIPMIISYTVIIDYFLRKKFNMSDLKRKCIVILVLLVGIFILLFYFPVREAEYSHVYSLFVCKLVNFLSKPENPANIPFHARVLWVGAFNSPSIGWSLYWFLPIVIFSSISLVKIIGIQPKTEEIFLISLFVAFTGMFILISRLHVLFIFPITILAGKIVSYNTNFKFIVVLIVALLFDCYKMINYQNPTKLKNMFIKLFPEERQIHMLEQSQKMGLLEWLKKYTANNDVFLTSFETGPLILTYANRPVVFHPKFESSAIRNKWHQFLSAFYNEEFIFFQFCRTVNANYFIYQVNFVLDNSKDSHRYCADRLLLPKSSAAYKFHFDSHQLKNFKLVFQNGGFRVYKIVKEKPDKSLTSFISEFPAIYDISLYDNKPTDIFFNDSNNLRVFNNLKLELEILDKSGELIHNKDFQGALNLLENALLLNLNTEVVYTQMGAIYVLQNNDEKAIDFFQRAIKKEPNYRLAYKNLAAIYYKKKTYDKMIDICSRIIELDPLNDEAYNVMGKAFYLQKKYISAVKAFKKALECNPKNLDAQKSYYIISNLLKNISP
- a CDS encoding Fic family protein, encoding MLNFEIRPRVTKTLSEIDYLRGKIAESWLKGVFVPIIQKESAIIMAYASTTIEGSTLTLQEVKQVADGERPNKPEFHIQMVKNYLDAVRWIRQNENKKIIAVQDILELHKIIGEKAVDGGPVGRYRNVQVYVGDHIPPVYTKVPTLMKEFLKWLNTDGEKYHAVISSALAHLEIATIHPFRDGNGRVARAVASWELYRKGFDTLHIFTLDDILLENRQFYYSQLSNSRKHGGVSDWIEYISDITAAGLERAYNRLKLAQAAGRKLPAFSDTQKQMLTILASEGPQSIKQLEKKFRISRQGIYKALNLLLRTKKVIPIGTRRNRRYSISI
- the proC gene encoding pyrroline-5-carboxylate reductase, translating into MKDVIGFVGSGNMAEAIISAIVKNGFSAKRVFISDIDNTRLNYVSQKYRVQKCGSNTEVVKQSDIVFLAVKPYQIEEVLKEISGLIKQTQIVISIAAGIRTQKIEKYLKKISVIRVMPNTPAVIGEGAIAICKGRYTKTKDMELAEKLLSYCGIVVKVSEKVMDAVTAISGSGPAYIFYIAEIIQKTAQKIGLQKKVAQKLVNQTLLGAAKMIILSDETPEILRQKVTSKKGTTEAAFRVLTKQNFAKILEQAIISAMKRAKNLSLV
- a CDS encoding YggS family pyridoxal phosphate-dependent enzyme; the protein is MIADRIKKILDQIENIKNKTGFRRNIKLIAVTKTVSVDRIKEAINCGITDIGENRVQEAEQKIPQLVNCKVTKHLIGHLQTNKVKKAVLLFDVIQSVDSFYLLEEINKQAEKICKIQECFVEIKISEEATKYGLNPMELEEFMKKSAELKNIKITGLMAMAPYFENPELTRPYFHRASDYYSLFAIRYSLSYMSMGMTNDFGIAIEEGANMVRIGTGIFGERL
- a CDS encoding isoprenylcysteine carboxylmethyltransferase family protein, coding for MTLHRYFERTGNWLFRWRSYLPLILLASYIIVLKDFQYPANNHKLNRVWEIVCLAVSFFGLFIRIITIGYKPKGTSGRNVKNQEAAVLNTTGMYSVVRHPLYVGNFFVWLGLSMFAQKLWFSIVILFVFGIYYGLIMFAEEEFLQKKFGELFINWTNETPAFFPKLANWQPSELPFSVKTVLKRESSSFFGIISAFTFLDIISETYTKGSPSIDTMWLLIFTVSLIIYIVLIILKKKKLLDVEGR
- a CDS encoding N-acetyltransferase, which produces MEIKGYDLPEKLDEFVKFPFQLYKGTPYKKFWVPPLISEAKKLLSNKNPFWKHAKIKIFLASENKKILGRIAAIVDQNHISIHQEQCGFFGFFECVNNLTIASGLLDEVKKYLKAEEMKIVRGPMNPSTNDECGLLIDGFDSSPAIMMTYNPPYYVNLIEKVGGGGGFAKTKDLYAWYRSSQEAPPPRIVRIVEMVKKREKIKVRNFDMKNFKRDIEYFKNIYNSAWEKNWGFVPLTDDEIDYMAKGLKPLIDPRLVHFLEVDGNPVAATLCIPDYNFVLKKLNGKMGPIGILKFLYWKNKIKFVRLLALGVKKEYRNKGLEAVLYYEILQAAKKYGYSDGGELSWTLEDNELINKGISAMGGIIYKKYRIYETKL
- a CDS encoding pyridoxal phosphate-dependent aminotransferase family protein — protein: MDIFEKCYKSEVVQVAKTLISNELYPYFHTVESGQDPEVIIEGKKMIMMGSNNYLGLTSHWRLKAAVINATRKYGVGCVGSRFLNGTLDIHVKLENEIAQFINENGKDNKKALLFSTGMQTNFGAIAALVSRHEYAIIDEYDHASIYDGCQLAKAYGAKWVRFKHNDMADLEQILKTVGFNTPKLIIVDGVYSMEGDIANLPGIVELAKKYNARVMVDDAHGIGVLGRGGRGTASQFGLTDKVDIIMGTFSKSLASIGGFIAADEDIIFYLKHLSRILIFTASPSPSNVASVRAALKIINSITGRRRIKQLWRNTQKMRAGFKSLGFDTGTSTTPIIPIIVGENERAFTMWKLLYEQGVFTTPIVAPATPPGRALIRVSIMATHTAEQLDKALAAFETAGRKLGLIDTNQVWIKKKRYPIYPPLPPFNMSKMRQQLKNWMAKLWR